In a single window of the Gossypium hirsutum isolate 1008001.06 chromosome D02, Gossypium_hirsutum_v2.1, whole genome shotgun sequence genome:
- the LOC107909265 gene encoding xanthohumol 4-O-methyltransferase — MSSQESGREKETIELDEARLQGQAEIWRYMFSFADSMALKSAVELRIADIIHSHGVAITLSKIASCINGSLTSPDTTTLARIMRLLVRRKIFTVHHPSDGGDPLYDLTHSSRWLLHDSEQTLAPMVLMENHPWLIAPWHCFSQCVKERGIAFKKAHGREIWDLASGNPEFNKLFNDGLACTSKVVTSAILSGYKQGLSSIESLVDVGGGIGGLISEIVKAYPHIKGVNFDLPHVVLAAPAYNGIFHVGGDMFHAIPNANAVIMKWVLHDWGDEDCIKILRNCRKAIPRENGKVIIVEVVVKAEGSGVFDDMGFIFDLLMIAHSSGGKERTEVEWKKILEEGGFSRYKIIDIPALPSIIEAYPDDQ; from the exons ATGAGTTCTCAAGAAAGTGGGAGAGAAAAGGAAACAATAGAGTTAGATGAAGCACGGCTACAAGGGCAAGCGGAGATATGGCGATACATGTTCAGCTTTGCAGATTCTATGGCGCTTAAGTCTGCCGTGGAGCTCCGCATAGCTGACATAATACACTCTCATGGTGTCGCCATCACTCTATCGAAAATAGCTTCATGCATTAATGGCAGCCTTACTTCGCCGGACACCACCACCCTTGCTCGCATAATGAGATTGCTCGTCCGTAGAAAGATTTTCACTGTCCACCACCCTTCAGACGGTGGAGATCCCTTGTACGATCTGACTCACTCATCGAGATGGCTACTACATGACTCGGAGCAAACATTGGCGCCCATGGTATTGATGGAGAACCATCCATGGCTAATTGCTCCTTGGCACTGCTTTAGCCAATGCGTTAAAGAACGTGGCATTGCCTTCAAGAAAGCTCATGGGCGTGAGATATGGGATTTGGCATCAGGAAATCCTGAATTCAACAAGCTTTTTAATGATGGCTTGGCTTGTACATCCAAGGTCGTCACCAGTGCGATCCTATCGGGTTACAAACAAGGGTTAAGCTCCATTGAATCATTGGTTGATGTCGGAGGTGGGATTGGAGGTTTAATATCAGAGATCGTCAAAGCATATCCACACATCAAAGGTGTTAACTTCGATTTACCGCATGTTGTCTTGGCGGCACCAGCATACAATGGGATCTTTCATGTTGGCGGTGACATGTTCCATGCCATTCCAAATGCTAATGCGGTGATTATGAAG TGGGTATTGCATGATTGGGGTGATGAAGATTGCATAAAAATATTAAGGAACTGCAGGAAAGCAATTCCAAGAGAAAATGGGAAAGTGATAATTGTTGAAGTTGTTGTGAAAGCAGAGGGGAGTGGAGTGTTCGATGACATGGGATTCATATTCGACCTCCTAATGATTGCACACTCCAGCGGTGGAAAGGAGAGAACCGAGGTGGAATggaagaaaatcttggaagaaggaGGCTTCTCTCGCTACAAAATCATTGACATTCCTGCATTGCCTTCCATCATCGAGGCATATCCAGATGATCAGTAG